Below is a window of Lacibacter sp. H407 DNA.
TGCGAAAGAGTAGTGCTCACCTGTACAACAGGAACCAACCTAGACCGGAGCATAAGCCACTGATAAGCCGTTGCATGCTGTACAGCATGGCCAACCTCATGAGCTGAAACAGCAGCCGCAGCAATTGACCGTCCGTTGAACACATCCGGGCTGAGGTTTACCGTTTTATTGGTTGGGTTATAATGATCGCTCAGGTAGCCGTCGACAGACACAACCTGCACGTCGTAAATGCCGTTTTCCCGGAGCATTTTTTCAGCTACTTCTTTGCCGCTTAAGCCGCTGGATAAAGGCTGCTGACTGTAGTGTTTGAACTTCGATTTTAACCGCATTTGTACCAAAAAACCGATGCCCATAAAGAGCAGGGAAATAATAAGAATTCCAGGTGTCATAATTATTTATTTGTTAGCAAAGGTCACATCAAATTGGTTTCCAAAATTTATTTTTTGCCAAATTTCCGCCAATTAAAAAAAGCCTAAGTCGTTTTGGCAGAACCAGTTACGTCTAATGGTTGCCGTAAGAAAACAGAAGAGTGAAATAAAAAACAAACCAAATCACAACTTGTTGAAATTCAGCTGATTGAAAGCATTTCTAGTGTCCGTGTTAGGGGCATATTCAATAAGCACATGTCCACTTAATTTATGCACATCGTCCAAAAATAATTTTGTAATGTGGCAGCAATTTGTAATTTAGCAACAGAATTTAATGGGTTAGTAAGTACAAAGGGTTGGAAGAAATTCCAGCCCTTTTACTTTTCAGGAACCACTGATTTTTACTGCATTCATTTCTCATTTTTCTTCACGTTTTATTTTTCATTTTCAACTACCGCATTGATTGAAATAATTTTTGCAGCATTAATTTTTTTTGATGGACTTTTATGCGCTTGAGCAAATCAATATATGAGTAAAATCAAAACATCTTTTTTTTGTCAGAATTGCGGTTACGAATCTGCGAAGTGGTTAGGTAAATGTCCATCGTGTAATGAATGGAATACGTTTGCTGAAGAACTTGTAACGAAAGAAAAAAACAATCCTCAAAAACAAAGCTGGAAGGAATCTGCTGGTAACGGCGAAATGAAAACCATTTCGTTGAGCGATGTAAAAAGCAGCGAAGAAAAAAGAATCGTTACACAGGATAGTGAATTGAATCGTGTGTTGGGTGGTGGTATTGTGCCGGGAAGTATTGTATTGATTGCAGGTGAACCGGGTATTGGAAAGTCAACCTTGTTTTTACAAATCGGTTTGCATTTAAAAAATGTAACCACGTTGTATGTAAGTGGTGAAGAAAGTGAACAGCAAATTAAAATGCGGGCCGATCGTTTGCAGATGAGTAACGAAGATTTTTATCTACTCACCGAAACATCTACACAAACAATTTTCCAGGAAATAAAAAAACTAAAACCGCAACTCGTTATCATCGATTCGATCCAGACATTACAAACACCGTACATTGAAAGCGGACCGGGAAGCATTTCACAAATACGTGAAACAGCAGCAGAGTTGCAACGTTTTGCAAAAGAAACAAACACACCTGTTTTTCTGATTGGTCATATAACAAAAGACGGAACCATAGCAGGACCAAAAATCCTGGAACACATGGTGGACACGGTTTTGCAGTTCGAAGGCGATCGTCATTATGCATACAGAATTTTGCGAACCATGAAGAATCGTTTTGGTTCAACATCTGAATTAGGCATTTATGAAATGAGTGATACAGGTATGCGACCTGTACTAAATCCAAGTGAAATTCTGATCACACAAAAAGAAGATCAACTGAGTGGCATTGCCATTGCAGCTACCATGGAAGGTATGCGTCCGTTGTTACTCGAAGTACAGGCATTGGTAACACAAAGTGTATACGGAACACCACAACGAACTGTTACAGGTTTTGATCTGCGACGTTTGCAATTGTTATTAGCAGTGTTGGAAAAACGTGGTGGCTTCCATTTTGGAATGAAGGATGTATTTCTAAATATTGCTGGTGGAATAAAAGTTGAAGATCCATCCATTGACCTCGCTGTACTTTGTGCGTTGTTATCGAGTTATGAAGATGTACCGCTCAATCCACATATTTGTTTTGCAGGCGAAGTAGGCTTAAGTGGAGAGATCCGTGCAGTGAACAGAATTGACCAACGCATTGCCGAAGCTGAAAAATTAGGCTTTGAAAAAATCATCATCAGTCGTTACAATCTTGGTCACAGAAAAGAAACAGATAAGAAGATGATGCAGAAATACAATATTGAAATTATTACGATGGGGAAAGTAGAAGAACTGTATCAATATTTATTTCAATAACACTGCAGAAAAAACGTAACTACACTTGTTATTATAAGTAAGATGCTTGATGCATCATGTAATTGTATGGTTGATCAAAATGCAGCCATTGCATTTTTTATATTCGTTCCGTATCTTACTTTTATGATTAACACCCGCAAATTACTCAACGATTTTGCACATCTTTTTTACCCCCATAC
It encodes the following:
- the radA gene encoding DNA repair protein RadA, producing MSKIKTSFFCQNCGYESAKWLGKCPSCNEWNTFAEELVTKEKNNPQKQSWKESAGNGEMKTISLSDVKSSEEKRIVTQDSELNRVLGGGIVPGSIVLIAGEPGIGKSTLFLQIGLHLKNVTTLYVSGEESEQQIKMRADRLQMSNEDFYLLTETSTQTIFQEIKKLKPQLVIIDSIQTLQTPYIESGPGSISQIRETAAELQRFAKETNTPVFLIGHITKDGTIAGPKILEHMVDTVLQFEGDRHYAYRILRTMKNRFGSTSELGIYEMSDTGMRPVLNPSEILITQKEDQLSGIAIAATMEGMRPLLLEVQALVTQSVYGTPQRTVTGFDLRRLQLLLAVLEKRGGFHFGMKDVFLNIAGGIKVEDPSIDLAVLCALLSSYEDVPLNPHICFAGEVGLSGEIRAVNRIDQRIAEAEKLGFEKIIISRYNLGHRKETDKKMMQKYNIEIITMGKVEELYQYLFQ
- a CDS encoding zinc metallopeptidase, with the protein product MTPGILIISLLFMGIGFLVQMRLKSKFKHYSQQPLSSGLSGKEVAEKMLRENGIYDVQVVSVDGYLSDHYNPTNKTVNLSPDVFNGRSIAAAAVSAHEVGHAVQHATAYQWLMLRSRLVPVVQVSTTLSQWILAIGVGILGFGGGNPTILLVGILLFAATTVFSLITLPVEFDASNRALAWLERTNATSPEEHPGAKDALKWAATTYVVAAIASIVTLVQYILIYMSRRN